The following proteins come from a genomic window of Pyxidicoccus sp. MSG2:
- the trpA gene encoding tryptophan synthase subunit alpha yields the protein MSGEIAQAFAKAKARGEGVLVAYAMAGDPDLARSVDVFAALVEGGADIVEIGVAFSDPIADGPVIQAASERALKAGSTLKRVLEEVVPEVRKRCPQTPLVIMTYVNVIMAMGEERFAKLARERGVSGAILPDLPPEESAGLRATFDAAGVDLIPLCAPTTPKARAEAIARDARGFVYCVSVSGVTGMRAELPPDLSQRLDVVRKASPVPVVAGFGISTSEQARTLSAHSDGVVVGSALVRAAHSDGPGAAKALCADIKRGLKR from the coding sequence GTGAGCGGAGAGATTGCACAGGCCTTCGCGAAGGCGAAGGCGCGGGGTGAGGGCGTCCTGGTGGCGTACGCCATGGCGGGAGACCCGGACCTGGCGCGCTCGGTGGACGTGTTCGCCGCGCTGGTGGAGGGTGGCGCGGACATCGTGGAAATCGGGGTGGCGTTCAGCGACCCGATTGCCGACGGTCCCGTCATCCAGGCCGCGTCCGAGCGGGCGCTGAAGGCGGGCTCCACGCTGAAGCGCGTGCTGGAGGAGGTCGTTCCCGAGGTTCGCAAGCGCTGCCCGCAGACGCCGCTGGTCATCATGACGTACGTCAACGTCATCATGGCCATGGGCGAGGAGCGCTTCGCGAAGCTGGCGCGGGAGCGCGGCGTGTCGGGCGCGATTCTCCCCGACCTGCCGCCCGAGGAGAGCGCGGGCCTGCGGGCCACGTTCGACGCGGCGGGCGTGGACCTGATTCCGCTGTGCGCGCCCACCACGCCGAAGGCCCGGGCCGAGGCGATTGCCCGTGACGCGCGGGGCTTCGTCTACTGCGTGTCCGTGTCGGGCGTGACGGGCATGCGGGCGGAGCTGCCGCCGGACTTGTCACAGCGGTTGGACGTGGTGCGCAAGGCGTCGCCAGTGCCGGTGGTGGCGGGCTTCGGCATCTCCACGTCGGAGCAGGCGCGCACGCTGTCGGCACACTCGGACGGCGTGGTGGTGGGCAGCGCGCTGGTGCGCGCGGCGCACTCGGATGGGCCGGGCGCGGCGAAGGCGCTGTGCGCGGACATCAAGCGCGGCCTCAAGCGCTGA
- the trpB gene encoding tryptophan synthase subunit beta, whose amino-acid sequence MTTETTVGRFGRYGGRYVPETLVPALLELEEAYAKASADPSFGEEVARVLKEFVGRPTVLTPARRLTEAWGGAHVWLKREDLAHTGAHKINNTVGQVLLAKRMGKKRIIAETGAGQHGVATATACALFGLPCEVYMGALDVERQSLNVFRMRALGAVVKPVESGSRTLKDAMNEAMRTWVSQVADTHYVIGSAAGPHPYPTVVRDFQSVIGKELRTQAQAAFGKLPDAIIACVGGGSNAIGVLHPFIGDKDVRLVGVEAAGHGLESGQHGASLTLGTEGVLHGSRSLVLQDEHGQIQEAHSISAGLDYPGVGPELAYLAKTGRMEVRTATDDEALAAFYEVARTEGILPALETSHAFARGRELARDLGKGRYLVINCSGRGDKDVATISARGVPPPVGVKS is encoded by the coding sequence ATGACCACGGAGACTACCGTCGGACGCTTCGGGCGCTACGGCGGGCGCTACGTGCCGGAGACGCTGGTGCCGGCGCTGCTGGAGCTGGAAGAGGCCTACGCCAAGGCCAGCGCGGACCCGTCTTTTGGTGAGGAAGTCGCGCGGGTGCTGAAGGAGTTCGTCGGCCGGCCCACGGTGCTGACGCCCGCGCGGCGGCTCACCGAGGCGTGGGGCGGCGCGCACGTGTGGCTCAAGCGCGAGGACCTGGCGCACACGGGCGCGCACAAAATCAACAACACCGTGGGCCAGGTGCTGCTGGCCAAGCGCATGGGGAAGAAGCGCATCATCGCGGAGACGGGCGCGGGCCAGCACGGCGTGGCCACGGCCACCGCGTGCGCCCTCTTCGGCCTGCCCTGCGAGGTGTACATGGGCGCGCTGGACGTGGAGCGCCAGTCGCTCAACGTCTTCCGCATGCGCGCGCTGGGCGCGGTGGTAAAGCCGGTGGAGTCGGGCTCGCGCACGCTGAAGGACGCGATGAACGAGGCCATGCGTACGTGGGTGTCACAGGTGGCGGACACGCACTACGTCATCGGCAGCGCGGCGGGGCCGCACCCCTACCCCACGGTGGTGCGCGACTTCCAGTCGGTCATCGGCAAGGAGCTGCGCACGCAGGCGCAGGCGGCCTTCGGGAAGCTGCCGGACGCCATCATCGCGTGCGTGGGCGGCGGCTCGAATGCGATTGGCGTGCTGCACCCGTTCATCGGTGACAAGGACGTGCGGCTGGTGGGCGTGGAGGCGGCGGGGCACGGACTGGAGTCCGGGCAGCACGGCGCGTCGCTGACGCTGGGCACGGAGGGTGTGCTGCACGGCTCGCGCTCGCTGGTGCTCCAGGACGAGCACGGACAGATTCAGGAGGCGCACAGCATCTCCGCCGGCCTGGACTACCCGGGCGTGGGGCCGGAGCTGGCGTACCTGGCGAAGACGGGGCGGATGGAGGTGCGCACCGCCACGGACGACGAGGCCCTGGCGGCCTTCTACGAGGTGGCGCGCACGGAGGGCATCCTCCCCGCGCTGGAGACCTCGCACGCCTTCGCGCGAGGCCGGGAGCTGGCGCGCGACCTGGGCAAGGGCAGGTACCTGGTCATCAACTGCTCGGGCCGAGGGGACAAGGACGTGGCGACCATTTCCGCGCGGGGCGTGCCGCCGCCGGTGGGGGTGAAGTCGTGA
- a CDS encoding phosphoribosylanthranilate isomerase has translation MSVRVKVCGVTRLEDARAAWEAGVDALGLNFYAKSPRCVDTATATLLAATRPPLGAVVGVFVNAPADEIRAKVRECGLTAVQLHGDEPPAACLGYGVPVIKALRVRGPEDVARAREYVGVGDVAGLLLDGAAPGYGGGGVGFDWSLVASLSGSGVPVLVAGGLKPSNVAEAVRATRPYGVDVASGVESAPGIKDLDAVRAFVRLAKSINLWE, from the coding sequence ATGAGCGTCCGCGTGAAGGTCTGCGGCGTCACGCGTCTGGAGGACGCGCGGGCCGCGTGGGAGGCGGGCGTGGACGCGCTCGGCCTCAACTTCTACGCGAAGTCGCCCCGCTGCGTGGACACCGCCACGGCGACGCTGCTGGCGGCCACGCGGCCTCCGCTGGGCGCGGTGGTGGGCGTGTTCGTCAACGCGCCCGCCGACGAAATCCGCGCGAAGGTGCGCGAGTGCGGCCTCACGGCGGTGCAGCTCCACGGCGACGAACCACCGGCGGCCTGCCTGGGCTACGGCGTGCCCGTCATCAAGGCGCTGCGCGTGCGCGGCCCGGAAGACGTGGCGCGGGCTCGGGAGTACGTGGGCGTGGGTGACGTGGCGGGGCTGCTGCTGGACGGGGCGGCTCCGGGGTATGGCGGCGGGGGCGTCGGCTTCGACTGGTCGCTGGTGGCCTCATTGTCGGGCAGTGGCGTGCCCGTGCTGGTGGCGGGAGGCCTGAAGCCGTCCAACGTGGCCGAGGCAGTGCGGGCGACGCGGCCGTACGGAGTGGATGTGGCCAGTGGGGTGGAGTCGGCCCCTGGCATCAAGGACCTGGACGCGGTGCGCGCCTTCGTGCGGCTCGCGAAGTCCATCAACCTCTGGGAGTGA
- a CDS encoding indole-3-glycerol phosphate synthase TrpC produces MARKRRELAVRPPMAPRPRPAPRDFAGALVAKVPGRPVSVIAEVKRKSPSGGAFPHADVVAVARAYEAAGASAISVLTDGPDFGGSLEDLVAVRAAVSVPVLRKDFLVAAREVEESALWGADAVLLIADALEDGELREMLAAAREVRVAALVEAHTEAHAERALAAGAELVGINNRNLATLKTDTGTALRVMPRLRSRSRALVAESGLKSLADLLATREAGADSVLVGESLLREADPGRALRRLLGTEGSA; encoded by the coding sequence ATGGCGCGCAAGCGTCGGGAGCTGGCCGTGCGTCCACCGATGGCGCCGCGCCCGCGTCCGGCGCCGCGCGACTTCGCCGGGGCCCTGGTGGCGAAGGTGCCGGGGCGGCCGGTGAGCGTCATCGCGGAGGTGAAGCGCAAGAGCCCCTCGGGCGGCGCGTTTCCGCACGCGGACGTGGTGGCGGTGGCCCGGGCCTACGAGGCGGCGGGCGCCAGCGCCATCAGCGTGCTGACGGACGGGCCGGACTTCGGCGGGAGCCTGGAGGACCTGGTGGCGGTGCGGGCGGCGGTGTCCGTCCCGGTGCTGCGCAAGGACTTCCTGGTGGCCGCGCGCGAGGTGGAGGAGAGCGCGCTGTGGGGCGCGGACGCGGTGCTGCTCATCGCGGACGCGCTGGAGGACGGCGAGCTGCGGGAGATGCTGGCCGCGGCGCGCGAGGTACGGGTGGCCGCGCTGGTGGAAGCGCACACGGAGGCGCACGCCGAGCGTGCACTGGCCGCGGGCGCGGAGCTGGTGGGCATCAACAACCGCAACCTCGCCACGCTGAAGACGGACACGGGCACGGCGCTGCGGGTGATGCCGCGGCTGCGCTCCCGTTCCCGGGCGCTGGTGGCGGAGAGCGGGCTCAAGTCGCTGGCGGACCTGCTGGCGACGCGCGAGGCGGGCGCGGACTCGGTGCTGGTGGGCGAGTCGCTGCTGCGCGAGGCGGACCCTGGAAGGGCGCTGCGGCGGCTGCTCGGCACGGAGGGCTCCGCATGA
- the trpD gene encoding anthranilate phosphoribosyltransferase: protein MTLKDALGKVVGRRDLTREEMARVMGLMLAGEASPAQVGALATALKMKGETEDEILGAAEAMRACAAKLAPRAEVVLDTCGTGGDGAHTFNISTAVAFVAAGAGVTVAKHGNRAVSSRCGSADVLAALGVSMERPHERVARDIDEHGVGFLFAPSHHSALKHVAQARRDLGFHSVFNLLGPLTNPAGARYQLLGTFDGRRVEQTARVLGRLGSRRAWVVHGDDGLDEISPCSPTQVAELREDGTVVTFTVRPEDAGLEVVPREAIAGGDAEENAQRLRSLLDGERSGLRTAVLLNAAAALVVVGLVTDLLEGVRKAEHAIDSGAAMRKLNALIHGAAS from the coding sequence ATGACGCTCAAGGATGCGCTGGGCAAGGTGGTAGGCCGGCGCGACCTCACCCGCGAGGAGATGGCCCGCGTCATGGGCCTGATGCTCGCGGGAGAGGCGTCGCCTGCCCAGGTGGGCGCGCTCGCGACGGCGCTCAAGATGAAGGGCGAGACGGAGGACGAAATCCTCGGCGCGGCGGAGGCCATGCGGGCCTGCGCGGCGAAGCTCGCTCCGAGAGCGGAGGTGGTGCTCGACACCTGCGGTACCGGGGGTGATGGGGCGCACACCTTCAACATCTCCACCGCGGTGGCCTTCGTGGCCGCCGGGGCGGGGGTGACGGTGGCCAAGCACGGCAACCGCGCCGTCTCCAGCCGCTGCGGCAGCGCGGACGTGCTGGCGGCGCTGGGCGTCTCCATGGAGCGCCCGCACGAGCGCGTGGCGAGGGACATCGACGAGCACGGGGTGGGCTTCCTCTTCGCGCCCTCGCACCACAGTGCCCTCAAGCACGTGGCGCAGGCGCGGCGCGACCTGGGCTTCCACAGCGTGTTCAACCTGCTGGGCCCGCTGACCAACCCGGCCGGCGCGCGCTATCAGCTCCTGGGCACCTTCGACGGCAGGCGCGTGGAGCAGACGGCGCGCGTGCTGGGGCGCCTGGGCAGCCGCCGCGCGTGGGTGGTGCACGGCGACGACGGGCTGGACGAAATCTCGCCCTGTTCGCCCACGCAGGTGGCGGAACTGCGCGAGGACGGCACCGTGGTGACGTTCACCGTGAGGCCCGAAGACGCGGGGTTGGAGGTGGTGCCCCGCGAGGCCATCGCCGGCGGCGACGCGGAGGAGAATGCGCAGCGGCTGCGCTCGCTGCTGGACGGTGAGCGCTCCGGGCTGCGCACGGCGGTGCTGCTCAACGCGGCGGCGGCGCTGGTGGTGGTGGGCCTGGTGACGGACCTGCTCGAGGGCGTGCGGAAGGCGGAGCACGCCATCGACTCGGGTGCGGCGATGCGCAAGCTGAACGCGCTCATCCACGGGGCCGCGTCGTGA
- the aroF gene encoding 3-deoxy-7-phosphoheptulonate synthase has product MLIVMRPDATAQDIERVNDEIRRRGWQPHAIPGGTRTAIGITGNPGAVEPEPFRVLPGVADAVAISQPFKLVSREVKPDNTQLDIGGLTIGGAAFHVIAGPCSVESREQILSTAHAVKKAGATMLRGGAFKPRTSPYEFQGLKGDGLALLAEARKETGLLVTTEVKDTATLDAVAEHTDILQIGARNMQNFSLLEAVGERRKPVLLKRGMSATIKELLMAAEYIVARGNTQVILCERGIRTFETMTRNTLDLNAVPMLKALSHLPVFVDPSHGIGVRKAVPAMMRAATAVGADGIIVEVHPDPPRAKSDGAQSLDFSEFEKSMNEVRAIAQAMGREVVRLG; this is encoded by the coding sequence ATGTTGATCGTGATGCGACCCGACGCGACGGCCCAGGACATCGAGCGTGTGAACGACGAGATCCGCCGTCGTGGCTGGCAACCGCATGCGATTCCAGGGGGCACCCGCACTGCCATCGGCATCACCGGCAACCCGGGCGCCGTCGAGCCGGAGCCCTTCCGCGTCCTCCCTGGCGTCGCGGATGCCGTGGCCATCTCCCAGCCGTTCAAGCTCGTCAGCCGCGAGGTGAAGCCGGACAACACGCAGCTGGACATCGGCGGGCTCACCATCGGCGGCGCGGCGTTCCACGTCATCGCCGGCCCCTGCTCCGTGGAGTCGCGCGAGCAGATTCTCTCCACCGCCCACGCGGTGAAGAAGGCGGGCGCCACCATGCTGCGCGGCGGCGCGTTCAAGCCCCGCACCAGCCCCTACGAGTTCCAGGGCCTCAAGGGTGACGGCCTCGCGCTGCTCGCCGAGGCGCGCAAGGAGACGGGCCTGCTCGTCACCACCGAGGTGAAGGACACCGCCACGCTGGACGCGGTCGCCGAGCACACGGACATCCTCCAGATTGGCGCGCGCAACATGCAGAACTTCAGCCTCCTGGAGGCGGTGGGCGAGCGCCGCAAGCCGGTGCTGCTCAAGCGTGGCATGAGCGCCACCATCAAGGAACTGCTGATGGCGGCCGAGTACATCGTCGCCCGCGGCAACACCCAGGTCATCCTCTGCGAGCGCGGCATCCGCACCTTCGAGACGATGACGCGCAACACGCTGGACCTCAACGCGGTGCCGATGCTCAAGGCGCTCTCGCACCTGCCCGTCTTCGTGGACCCCTCGCACGGCATCGGCGTGCGCAAGGCGGTGCCGGCGATGATGCGCGCGGCGACGGCGGTGGGCGCGGACGGCATCATCGTCGAGGTCCACCCGGATCCGCCGCGCGCCAAGTCGGACGGCGCCCAGTCGCTGGACTTCTCCGAGTTCGAGAAGTCCATGAACGAGGTCCGCGCCATCGCCCAGGCGATGGGCCGCGAAGTCGTGAGACTGGGATAG
- a CDS encoding NAD(P)/FAD-dependent oxidoreductase — protein sequence MSNPDVIVVGAGLAGLACTRALVSARLKVLLLDGGDAPGGRVRTDALEGFLMDRGFQVYLTAYPEGRQALEHRTLALRRFIPGAKVWRGGRLHTVTDPLRRPVEALSHLFSGPGTFGDKLRVLELRQAVVSGELQDLWQRPQRSSLKYLEELGFTDDMREGFLRPFFAGIFLERELATSSRFLEFVFRMFSTGDTVVPERGMGAIPEQLAARLPAGVLRLRAPVADAWGHRVRLVDGETIPAKAVVVAADAAGALSLLPGLPPHPTNRVTCLYFAAPEPPVRGPWLLLNGEGRGVVNNVAVMSEVSPAYAPPGQALVSVSVLDGKLDAEALQVRVREELTGWFGSAVSAWRHLRTYVIPNALPSQPPAALEPPRRTVRLSPGLYVCGDHRDNSSIDGALGSGRRAAEAVLADLGR from the coding sequence GTGTCGAACCCGGACGTCATCGTGGTGGGAGCGGGACTGGCCGGGCTGGCATGCACCCGGGCGCTCGTCTCCGCCCGGCTGAAGGTGTTGCTGCTGGATGGTGGTGACGCACCGGGGGGCAGGGTCCGCACGGATGCCCTCGAGGGCTTCCTGATGGACAGAGGTTTCCAGGTGTACCTCACCGCCTACCCGGAGGGGCGGCAGGCGCTGGAGCACCGGACGCTCGCGCTGCGACGCTTCATCCCAGGTGCAAAGGTGTGGCGCGGCGGCAGGCTGCACACCGTGACGGACCCGTTGCGGAGGCCGGTGGAGGCGCTGTCTCACCTGTTCAGCGGGCCCGGCACCTTCGGGGACAAGCTGCGCGTGTTGGAACTGCGGCAGGCGGTGGTGTCCGGCGAGCTGCAGGACTTGTGGCAGCGGCCCCAGCGCTCTTCGCTGAAGTACCTGGAGGAGCTGGGCTTCACGGACGACATGCGCGAGGGCTTCCTCCGGCCGTTCTTCGCCGGCATCTTCCTGGAGCGCGAGCTGGCCACATCGAGCCGCTTCCTGGAGTTCGTCTTCCGCATGTTCTCCACCGGCGACACGGTGGTGCCGGAGCGGGGGATGGGCGCCATTCCCGAGCAGCTCGCCGCGCGGCTGCCCGCGGGCGTGCTGAGGCTGCGCGCGCCGGTGGCGGACGCGTGGGGCCACCGTGTGCGGCTGGTGGATGGTGAGACGATTCCCGCGAAGGCAGTGGTGGTGGCGGCGGACGCCGCGGGCGCGCTGTCGCTGCTGCCCGGCCTGCCTCCACACCCGACGAACCGCGTGACGTGTCTGTATTTCGCCGCGCCGGAGCCGCCGGTGCGGGGGCCGTGGCTGCTGCTCAACGGCGAGGGGCGCGGCGTGGTGAACAACGTGGCGGTGATGAGCGAGGTGTCACCGGCCTATGCGCCACCGGGACAGGCGCTCGTGTCCGTGTCGGTGCTCGACGGGAAGCTGGACGCGGAGGCCTTGCAGGTGCGCGTGCGGGAGGAGCTGACGGGCTGGTTCGGAAGTGCCGTGTCCGCGTGGCGGCACCTGCGCACGTATGTCATTCCCAATGCGCTGCCCTCGCAGCCTCCGGCCGCGCTGGAGCCGCCGCGTCGCACGGTGCGGCTGTCGCCGGGCCTCTATGTCTGCGGGGACCACCGGGACAACAGCTCCATCGACGGCGCGCTGGGCTCCGGCCGGCGCGCGGCGGAGGCGGTACTGGCGGACCTGGGGCGCTGA
- a CDS encoding macro domain-containing protein gives MSQLILKLRDLNSAMVMAWRRAFLGCEGVEVSGGDIFGERADAIVSPANSFGYMDGGIDLVYSRFFGWDLQTRLQERLRNEYHGELPVGSALIIETRHAELPWLVSAPTMRIPMAVADTVNAWLAFRATLRAVRAHNAAHPSKPIRSLLCPGLCTAVGRMPPERAARQMRLAWDVVMLGQPWPPPTPGATLQAHFDLID, from the coding sequence ATGTCCCAGCTCATCCTCAAGCTTCGTGACTTGAACAGCGCCATGGTGATGGCGTGGCGCCGGGCGTTTCTCGGCTGTGAAGGCGTGGAGGTCTCCGGCGGCGACATCTTCGGCGAGCGCGCGGATGCCATTGTCAGCCCGGCGAACAGCTTCGGCTACATGGATGGCGGCATCGACCTGGTCTACAGCCGGTTCTTCGGCTGGGACCTCCAGACGCGGCTCCAGGAGCGGCTGCGCAACGAGTACCACGGTGAGCTGCCCGTGGGCTCGGCGCTCATCATCGAGACGCGCCACGCGGAGCTTCCGTGGCTGGTGAGTGCGCCCACGATGCGCATCCCCATGGCCGTGGCCGACACGGTGAACGCCTGGCTCGCCTTCCGGGCCACGCTGCGGGCGGTGCGGGCGCACAACGCGGCGCACCCTTCCAAGCCCATCCGCAGCCTGCTGTGCCCCGGCCTGTGCACCGCCGTGGGACGCATGCCGCCCGAGCGCGCCGCGCGGCAGATGCGGCTCGCGTGGGACGTCGTCATGCTGGGACAGCCCTGGCCGCCGCCCACGCCGGGGGCCACGCTCCAGGCGCACTTCGACCTCATTGACTGA
- a CDS encoding M4 family metallopeptidase, with protein sequence MVEKRLRGVLGISLLSLMTGACTEATPSEKPRDAVGKTSSTARLDGLQVVAAEPDGVPTFINGPLGAVPTETGAVHSIQAAQLRPVLEGAAPLFRLKPDDLYLKKAYVGFDGDAHFRYGVRRNGIDVLGGELRLHARNGAVFAANTNARGDLLAPERATVAPEAAVTAAKLDRSSPPGATATGEPRLVYWRDGDQLVLAYEVRVQGTGADGAPLDDSVLVNARNGDVFERLPHIHSALYRRVYDGDGGPGRIEGDPPVANPLVNIAYDHLGTVYRCYNELFGRDSYDNAGAHLISTVYHRNHYVNIYWDGTQLVLGDGGGVTPAHLAGAVDVMAHEVTHGVTETESDLLYSGESGGLNESISDIFGAVCEWHSKGKVVDANTWLFGEDVWTPDIPGDAIRYMHNPKLDGNSLDNYFEYLAGADVHFSSGIPNLAFYLLSQGGLHPRIPNQSPVTGIGIEKAARIFYKANVDLLLPSSNFQDAKNATEQAAFQLGYDSETLTSVTRAWWAVKVGVPHVPPDSELEKDVPVQLSGAQGRKFWFFTAVPEGVRDLKYTLTGGTGDADLYVRFNTAPTTTLYDCRPYKSGNEEECLFPAPAQGSWWVMVNGFSAYADVTLKVTWKGGYVPLQPGVEVTGLSGAAGSSRVFTVQIPEREDGGTRNIHARLRGSGNADLYVQRAAAPTPSAYDCRGIKEHSTENCDLNGAEPGRYYVEVFGAKGGYSDGSLIVTYD encoded by the coding sequence ATGGTTGAGAAGCGATTGCGCGGTGTCCTGGGCATTTCGTTGTTGTCTTTGATGACGGGGGCCTGCACGGAGGCCACGCCCTCGGAGAAACCCCGGGACGCGGTGGGGAAGACGTCCTCCACCGCCCGACTGGACGGACTCCAGGTGGTGGCGGCCGAGCCGGATGGCGTTCCCACCTTCATCAACGGCCCGCTGGGCGCCGTGCCCACCGAGACGGGCGCGGTCCACTCCATCCAGGCAGCGCAGTTGCGGCCGGTGCTGGAGGGCGCGGCCCCCTTGTTCCGGCTGAAGCCGGATGACCTGTATTTGAAGAAGGCCTACGTCGGCTTCGACGGGGATGCGCACTTCCGCTACGGCGTGCGGCGCAACGGCATCGACGTGCTGGGCGGCGAGCTGCGCCTGCACGCGCGAAACGGCGCGGTCTTCGCGGCGAACACCAACGCGCGCGGGGACCTGCTCGCGCCGGAGCGGGCCACCGTCGCTCCCGAGGCGGCCGTCACCGCGGCGAAGCTGGACCGGTCCTCTCCGCCGGGCGCCACCGCCACGGGCGAGCCCCGGCTCGTCTACTGGCGCGATGGCGACCAGCTCGTCCTGGCGTACGAGGTGCGCGTCCAGGGCACGGGGGCGGATGGCGCACCCCTGGACGACTCGGTCCTCGTCAACGCACGGAACGGCGACGTCTTCGAGCGCCTCCCGCACATCCACTCCGCGCTGTACCGCAGGGTCTACGACGGGGATGGCGGCCCGGGGCGCATCGAGGGCGATCCGCCCGTCGCCAACCCCCTGGTCAACATCGCCTATGACCACCTGGGCACTGTCTACCGTTGCTACAACGAGCTCTTCGGCCGCGACTCGTATGACAACGCGGGCGCGCACCTCATCAGCACCGTCTACCATCGCAACCACTACGTGAATATCTACTGGGACGGCACCCAGCTGGTGCTCGGCGATGGCGGCGGCGTGACTCCCGCCCACCTGGCCGGCGCCGTGGACGTGATGGCGCACGAGGTGACCCACGGCGTGACGGAGACCGAGTCGGACCTCCTCTACTCCGGAGAGTCCGGAGGCCTGAACGAGTCCATCTCCGACATCTTCGGCGCCGTCTGCGAGTGGCACAGCAAGGGCAAGGTCGTGGACGCCAACACCTGGCTCTTCGGCGAGGACGTCTGGACGCCCGACATCCCCGGGGACGCCATCCGTTACATGCACAACCCCAAGCTGGATGGGAACTCGCTGGATAACTACTTCGAATACCTCGCGGGCGCGGACGTGCACTTCAGCTCGGGCATCCCCAACCTGGCCTTCTACCTGCTGTCGCAGGGCGGCCTCCATCCGCGCATCCCCAACCAGTCACCCGTGACGGGCATCGGCATCGAGAAGGCCGCGCGCATCTTCTACAAGGCGAACGTGGACCTCCTGCTGCCATCCTCCAACTTCCAGGATGCGAAGAACGCCACGGAGCAGGCCGCGTTCCAGCTCGGCTACGACTCGGAGACCCTCACCTCGGTCACCCGGGCCTGGTGGGCCGTGAAGGTGGGCGTCCCCCACGTCCCACCGGACAGTGAGCTGGAGAAGGACGTCCCCGTCCAGCTCTCCGGTGCGCAGGGAAGGAAGTTCTGGTTCTTCACGGCAGTCCCCGAGGGCGTGAGGGACTTGAAGTACACCCTCACCGGCGGCACGGGTGACGCGGACCTGTACGTGCGGTTCAACACCGCCCCGACGACCACCCTCTATGACTGCCGCCCCTACAAGAGCGGCAACGAGGAGGAGTGCCTCTTCCCGGCGCCAGCCCAGGGCTCCTGGTGGGTGATGGTCAACGGCTTCAGCGCGTACGCCGACGTGACGCTGAAGGTGACGTGGAAGGGCGGCTACGTGCCACTCCAGCCCGGTGTGGAAGTCACGGGCCTGTCCGGCGCCGCGGGTTCGTCGCGGGTCTTCACCGTCCAGATTCCGGAGCGCGAGGACGGCGGCACCCGCAACATCCACGCCCGACTCCGGGGCTCGGGCAACGCGGACCTCTACGTGCAGCGCGCCGCCGCGCCGACTCCGAGCGCCTACGACTGCCGCGGCATCAAGGAGCACAGCACGGAGAACTGCGACCTGAACGGCGCCGAGCCGGGCAGGTACTACGTCGAGGTCTTCGGCGCGAAGGGCGGCTACTCGGACGGCTCACTCATCGTCACGTACGACTGA
- a CDS encoding RNA polymerase sigma factor has protein sequence MQADARDALEQRIHQYCEEGDVGRAVEEALSGYGAEFMRLLVSLLNDKERAREAYAIFSEALLMDLPSFRWESSFRTWAHRVARNVAYRLAAAPAGRELPVSHGAFDHHVHHEWSRTRPWLRTDIKERIRALRSQLEPFEQTLLELRIDQRMSWTDVAKRLADPDEPMTPEVLARRAAVLRQQFQRIKARLRTLAREAELLSRESTPA, from the coding sequence ATGCAGGCCGACGCACGCGACGCACTGGAGCAGCGAATCCACCAGTACTGCGAGGAGGGCGACGTGGGGCGTGCCGTGGAGGAGGCCCTGTCCGGCTACGGGGCGGAGTTCATGCGGCTGCTGGTCTCCCTGCTCAACGACAAGGAGCGGGCGCGTGAGGCCTACGCCATCTTCAGCGAGGCGCTGTTGATGGACCTGCCGTCCTTCCGCTGGGAGAGCTCCTTCCGGACGTGGGCCCACCGCGTCGCCCGCAATGTCGCCTACCGGCTGGCCGCCGCACCCGCCGGCCGCGAGCTGCCCGTGAGCCACGGCGCGTTCGACCACCACGTCCACCATGAGTGGTCGCGCACACGCCCGTGGCTCCGCACCGACATCAAGGAGCGCATCCGCGCCCTGCGCTCCCAGTTGGAGCCCTTCGAGCAGACGCTGCTGGAGCTGCGCATCGACCAGCGGATGTCCTGGACGGACGTGGCGAAGCGGCTGGCGGACCCGGACGAGCCGATGACACCCGAGGTGCTCGCCCGCCGTGCCGCCGTGCTGCGCCAGCAGTTCCAGCGCATCAAGGCCCGGCTCCGGACCCTCGCGCGCGAGGCCGAGCTGCTCTCCCGCGAGTCCACTCCCGCCTGA